In a genomic window of Zingiber officinale cultivar Zhangliang chromosome 9B, Zo_v1.1, whole genome shotgun sequence:
- the LOC122022684 gene encoding protein-tyrosine-phosphatase MKP1-like, which produces MEEEGSTSSGTPRKSLLRSATWTARSQPHPNLNPNLNLNPNPNRPPKPGRLALPLPPPLAAWPRPASDDCGHWPATPSAASSTAAADDGDPDISRVDNHVYLGGDAAARDRAVLRRHSITHVLNCAGAACPDHFRGELEYSTLCLRDSPAEDLCPVLYDAFDFLERARAAPRGRALVHCRRGASRSAALVVAYLMWRRALTFDDALRAVRDARPSADPNFGFAAQLLRCQRRVLALPPTPGSAAVRAYRMAPQSLCAPSYIVPKSVDLSATAGASFLDSRGVFVIHTPAAIYIWLGQGCEPSMTASAATFALQLVRYERADGPIITVHEGSEPAAFWGSLNDDPPSPNTDELVGKRRLEIYDLDYDIFRRATPRARGTLPLPVPCTDVDKKTLAKESGWGRLKREFASKGLKELTKAVLDRRVLNEEDLRVNDTIRSPGSMESSATPSSSSADTASVRSTFSPNSTSSSDWYNLSPPSSELHRTHQTEPNSDLQSSVTGNVKWTGSRNLVERRGGNAPLVLLPSSAGALGRLSSEELVMDWCPSPPFISEVEEDQEALDIAGQLSLGASDQDDSAEDAPSGDNEDNQLFHPVLFRWPDMDKVDDAHQGVLDSESVFVLLASESKAGSRKAMIKMYVWLGRKSRHDILGEKEENETAQVDRIGTKFIELMGVPADTPVQLIREGEEPEQFLNHLFSFHQVNESIH; this is translated from the exons ATGGAGGAAGAGGGGTCTACTTCCTCCGGCACTCCTCGCAAGTCCCTTCTCCGCTCCGCCACATGGACTGCCCGCTCGCAACCGCATCCCAATCTCAACCCGAATCTGAATCTTAACCCTAACCCTAATCGGCCCCCCAAACCTGGCCGCCTAGCCCTCCCCCTTCCTCCTCCCCTTGCCGCCTGGCCCCGCCCTGCCTCCGACGACTGCGGCCACTGGCCCGCCACTCCCTCCGCTGCTTCCTCCACCGCCGCCGCCGATGACGGCGACCCTGATATCTCCCGCGTCGACAACCACGTCTACCTCGGCGGCGACGCGGCGGCCCGCGACCGCGCGGTGCTCCGTCGTCATAGTATCACCCACGTGCTCAACTGCGCTGGCGCTGCTTGCCCCGACCACTTCCGTGGAGAGCTCGAGTACAGTACGCTGTGCCTCAGGGACTCCCCTGCGGAGGATCTTTGCCCTGTTCTGTACGACGCGTTCGATTTCCTCGAGCGGGCTCGCGCTGCTCCTCGCGGCCGAGCGCTTGTCCACTGCCGCCGAGGAGCATCCAGATCTGCTGCCCTCGTCGTTGCGTACCTGATGTGGCGCCGCGCACTGACCTTTGACGACGCGCTCCGGGCCGTTCGCGACGCGCGCCCTTCCGCGGACCCGAACTTCGGCTTCGCAGCTCAGCTACTCCGCTGCCAACGTCGCGTGCTTGCCCTTCCGCCGACACCTGGCTCGGCTGCAGTCCGTGCCTACCGCATGGCGCCGCAGTCCCTCTGCGCCCCCAGTTACATCGTCCCCAAATCGGTCGACCTCTCCGCCACAGCCGGTGCTAGCTTTCTTGATTCTCGAGGCGTCTTCGTCATTCACACGCCTGCCGCTATCTACATCTGGCTCGGTCAAGGCTGCGAACCCTCCATGACCGCCTCCGCCGCTACCTTCGCTCTCCAACTTGTCCGCTATGAGCGTGCCGACGGTCCAATCATCACGGTGCACGAGGGTTCCGAGCCAGCAGCTTTCTGGGGTTCCTTAAACGACGACCCCCCGTCTCCGAACACTGATGAGCTCGTCGGGAAGCGGAGACTAGAGATTTATGATCTCGACTACGACATCTTCCGCAGGGCCACCCCTAGAGCCCGAGGGACATTGCCACTCCCGGTTCCTTGTACGGATGTCGACAAGAAGACACTGGCGAAGGAGAGTGGTTGGGGCCGCTTGAAACGCGAGTTCGCAAGCAAGGGTTTGAAGGAATTGACGAAAGCTGTGTTGGACCGCAGGGTTTTAAACGAAGAGGACCTGCGGGTAAACGATACAATCCGATCTCCAGGGTCTATGGAATCAAGCGCCACTCCCTCATCGTCTTCGGCTGACACTGCTTCAGTTCGCTCCACTTTCTCGCCAAATTCCACGTCTTCTTCTGATTGGTACAATTTGTCCCCACCAAGCTCAGAATTACACAGGACGCACCAAACTGAACCGAACTCGGATTTGCAATCATCTGTTACTGGGAACGTGAAGTGGACGGGCTCAAGAAATTTAGTGGAACGTAGAGGAGGCAATGCTCCTCTTGTTCTGTTACCATCATCTGCTGGTGCCCTGGGGAGGCTTTCTTCAGAAGAATTAGTAATGGACTGGTGTCCATCTCCTCCATTTATTTCAGAAgtggaagaagatcaagaagcattAGATATAGCAGGACAACTCTCATTGGGTGCTTCTGACCAAGATGACTCGGCAGAAGATGCACCTTCTGGTGATAATGAGGACAACCAATTATTTCATCCAGTTCTTTTTAGGTGGCCTGATATGGATAAAGTGGACGATGCCCATCAGGGAGTTCTTGACTCTGAATCAGTGTTCGTATTGTTAGCATCAGAATCAAAAGCAGGTTCAAGGAAGGCAATgataaaaatgtatgtttggcTTGGAAGGAAGAGTAGGCATGACATTCTAggagagaaggaagaaaatgagacTGCTCAAGTAGATAGAATTGGCACAAAGTTTATTGAGCTCATGGGTGTTCCAGCGGATACTCCTGTACAG CTAATTAGAGAGGGCGAGGAGCCAGAGCAGTTCTTAAATCACTTATTCTCCTTCCACCAAGTTAATGAAAGCATTCATTGA
- the LOC122024488 gene encoding adenine/guanine permease AZG2-like: MGGQGQMRLWRRAEERINRAFADSAVGRYFKVDARDTYFTRELRAGAATFLTMVYIVSVNAAILTASGGPCTVRDCSPRPSTNSSASVLPPGPECKFDGNPGYQGCLARIQKDLVVATAATAVIGSFAMGTVANLPLALAPGMGSNVYFTYNMVGFHGSGRLPYETALAIIMVEGCLFLAISLLGLRSRLARLLPRSIRLASAAGIGLFLAFTGLQSQVGVGLVGPSSSTLVTLTACARTDPATGQCLGGRLQSPTFWLGAVGFLITAMCHARNVKGAMIYGIIFVTLVSWIRGTSVSMFPDTEQGNANFDYFKKVVDFHLIDATAWRISFAGFGRSEVWLALPTLLYVDILETTGSMFSMAEYAGFTDGTGGFEGEYRAFAVDASSTIVGSMLGTTTVTTYIESTAGLREGGRTGVTAIMVAVLFLASLFFAPLFTSVPAWAVGPSLVLVGAMMMVVVREVDWAEPKEAVPAFLIMLLMPLTYSIAYGIVAGIGAHIVLHLFDYITAVYRWFDNTKKNTDGKHVLATETEGNTAAIANASV; encoded by the coding sequence ATGGGAGGCCAAGGGCAGATGCGATTGTGGCGGCGGGCGGAGGAAAGAATCAACCGCGCCTTCGCCGACAGCGCCGTCGGCCGCTACTTCAAGGTCGACGCTCGCGACACCTATTTCACCAGAGAACTCCGCGCCGGGGCTGCCACGTTCCTCACCATGGTCTACATCGTGTCCGTCAACGCCGCCATCCTCACCGCATCCGGCGGCCCGTGCACCGTCCGTGACTGCTCGCCGCGGCCGTCCACCAACTCCTCCGCCTCCGTCCTTCCACCTGGACCCGAGTGCAAGTTCGACGGAAACCCGGGATACCAGGGCTGCCTGGCGCGGATCCAGAAGGACCTCGTGGTGGCCACGGCCGCCACGGCCGTGATCGGCAGCTTCGCCATGGGCACGGTGGCCAACCTCCCCTTGGCGCTCGCCCCTGGAATGGGCTCCAACGTCTACTTCACCTACAATATGGTGGGCTTCCACGGCTCCGGCCGTTTGCCTTACGAGACCGCCCTCGCAATCATCATGGTCGAGGGTTGTCTCTTCCTGGCGATCTCCTTGCTCGGCCTCCGCTCCAGGCTCGCCCGCCTCCTACCGCGCTCCATCCGCCTCGCCTCCGCCGCCGGCATCGGCCTATTCCTCGCCTTCACGGGCCTGCAATCCCAGGTGGGCGTCGGCCTGGTGGGGCCTAGCTCCTCCACCCTCGTCACGCTCACTGCCTGCGCCCGCACCGACCCCGCCACCGGCCAGTGTCTCGGCGGCAGGCTGCAGAGCCCCACCTTCTGGCTCGGTGCCGTCGGCTTCCTCATCACGGCGATGTGCCACGCCCGCAACGTCAAGGGAGCCATGATCTACGGCATCATCTTCGTCACATTAGTCTCGTGGATTCGCGGCACCAGCGTTTCGATGTTCCCCGACACGGAACAGGGGAACGCCAATTTCGACTACTTCAAGAAGGTCGTCGACTTCCATTTGATCGACGCAACCGCCTGGCGAATCAGCTTCGCCGGCTTCGGAAGGAGCGAGGTGTGGCTGGCGCTGCCGACGTTGCTGTACGTCGACATTCTCGAGACGACCGGGTCGATGTTCTCGATGGCAGAGTACGCGGGGTTCACGGACGGTACCGGCGGGTTCGAGGGCGAGTACCGGGCGTTCGCGGTGGATGCGAGCTCCACCATCGTGGGCTCCATGCTAGGGACCACGACGGTGACGACGTACATCGAGTCGACGGCCGGGTTGCGGGAGGGCGGGAGAACAGGGGTCACGGCAATCATGGTGGCCGTGCTGTTCCTGGCCTCGCTCTTCTTCGCGCCTCTGTTCACCAGCGTCCCGGCGTGGGCGGTGGGGCCGTCGCTGGTGCTGGTTGGCGCGATGATGATGGTGGTGGTGCGGGAGGTGGATTGGGCGGAGCCGAAGGAGGCGGTGCCGGCGTTCCTCATCATGCTCCTGATGCCGCTCACGTACTCGATCGCTTATGGGATTGTCGCCGGCATAGGGGCGCACATTGTGCTCCACCTGTTCGATTATATTACCGCGGTTTACAGATGGTTCGACAACACGAAGAAGAACACCGATGGAAAGCATGTTTTGGCCACAGAGACAGAAGGAAATACCGCTGCAATTGCAAATGCTTCTGTTTGA